The sequence GTGAGCTTTCCGCGCGGGGACTTGGAACGGGAAGGGTTGTGAATAGATTCTTCAGGCTCTCCTGAAGTATTGACGTTGTACCTAGATGAAAATCCACTCCAGTTAGCACCTGGTAGTGACAAGCCACGGACCGGGGGGTGGCAGCTAGCGGGTGAGGGTGGGGCAGCATTGAGGAAGCAAGTGGTGGTGTGAGAGGCTGTGGGAAGGTGAagcaggagaaggagggggaattAGAAAAATGGATTGTTTATAGGCTGAGTGGAAGTAGTATCAGTAGTATTAACTCTGCCCGTTCCTTTACTTCCCTCAGTGTCTCAATTCGCTCGATGAACCCAGGCTTCGCCTCTTCTTTCTCAGACTGAATCATGAGGTCAATGTAAGCTGGGGTTGATAATGGGTTTGGTCTCAGAGCTATTTCTTCAAGACGTCTAATACTGCCCGATAATTGTTCAATCAGCGCCAGAACAACTGTGTTCTTACACCTACCCAAGTGCAGGTCAATTATTTCCCAAATACCCAGAACACCTCGGATCTGCTTCTGCAATCCCACCACTGCAACTTCTAACAGCTTACGTTCCTTCAGAACCTCTCTCGTTAAACTCAAACTTCTGGTTTCCATTGTGTTCAGAGCTGTGAAGAATGTCTTCATACTGTTTACTCCCATCTTCCAAAACATTGTATCAAAGTTATCATCGTTCTCTCCCCCTACTCCGCTGTCATTGGATCTGCACTCGGTGCCACAGTTTCCAGAGGTTGGACGTTGGGCAAAAATGGCTGAATTGTTAAACTTGAAGTGTACTGGCAGACCCGTTTTGTCTTTGGGACACGGTACCTCAGCTAATTTCAGGGCATCCAGAACGGGGGGAAGCTGTCCGTCTGCGAACGTCACCAGGATCTGAATGTTCTCTGCAATATCTTTGCCAAAAATAGAAAGAATTGAATCAAAGGCATATTTCTGTGTGTGAGTCAGGCGAGGCAGGGCGGCTTGAGCAACAAAGCACACGGCGTCGATCTGATCAACACCCTGTGGGGAAGTGAAGAACTCTAGGATTTGCTCAGTGATCTGTTGATCCCACCCGATGCCCCTGGTGTCTCCGAATTCTGGTGTGTCAATGATGGTCAGAGAGTAATCGATGTTAAATCCTACCTGATGATGGAGCTGGTAGGCAGTGATGGAGGAtgtctgactctcagcctgggaCTTTCCTGTCTGTTCCTGTATTAACGTGTATCTGAAGTTGTCTCCCCATTCCACGCCCAAGATATAATTGATCATCCCATTGATGAGGGTTGTCTTTCCTGACCCAGTTGATCCCAGAACCATAATTGTCTTCATTGTGTGTTTTGTGGTGGGGTTTCCAAAGGAGTATTTCATAAGCTGTTTGGATTTATCAGCTACCTCCTTCTGTAGTTTGAGCTTGTAAATGGAAGGGTTTCCTTCGGATATTAATTGAGTGTCTTTGAAAAGTTTCTGGGCTATTCTGACTGATGTGGTTTCTATTTTTAATAGAACCTCCTCACTTGCTGCACTAGATCCTGTCTTTCCGCACTCAGCAGACAATCGGACTCGGTAGACAGTCGTGGGTTTCAGTCCCTCTAAACGATAGTGGCATTGTGTGCCTGTTGTCTTAACTTCCTCCCATGATCCACCTTTCTTGTTGAAATTAACTAACGGTTCTTCTCTATATTCAATGCTGTACCGAATTATATTAACATCAGCTCCAATCTGACTTGGTCTGTCCCAGTGCAGTGTTGGATTGGGTGAACAATCCTGGAAGACCGGATTACCAGGTGGGTTTGCCGGCCGGGTGAAGCTCTTGTAGCTCTCACTAGCCTTGCTGACCCCCACCTTGGTCACTGCTCTGCATCGGATGTGATACTCCTGGTGTGGCTGTAACCCAGGTATTGTGAAGGAGTGGCATTGATCAGGTGTGTCCAGAATTGTCCATTCCTCCTGCTGGCTAACTTGGTATTTTACCTTGTAGCCCACAATCTCACCGGCACCACATCTTGGTGGCTGTAACTGCAGCGTCACACTGTCATGAGTTGTACCACTAACCGTTGGTATCTCTGGCTGTGGTGGGGGTTCAAAGCACTGGTTCTCCAGAAACCCTCTCTCGTAAAGGTAAATGGATGCTCCCACTTTGCTGTCATTCTGCACAGAACTAACAAGGAATTTTACTTTCTCATCAGCTCTATTGGCTGTGGCAAAATCCAGGAATGATCGGAATAGCTCGTTCATTTTCTGCGAGACAGACCGTGAGTTAAACCATTGTTCGCTGTGTCCTGTTGCACAGGATCCGTCAGCAGGATTGGGTACCTGCATGTTCTGAGTTGTGAGAGATCGGAGGTGGTTGTTTGCCTCTGACAGGTAGAAGTCCTCCCGATGTAATGTTGTAAATgtgaagcagacaacataatctgtTGCTAGATCCATCAACTTGTCATCCAACTCGCCCATTGATTTCACAATTGGTACATCTTTAAATACGCTGAGGTAACGTCTCACTACCTTCATCTCTCGTTCCATGTCATCCAGCCACGTGGTCAGTGCCTGGTGTTTGAATGGTGACTGTTCCCTGTTCTTCAGTATATTCACCAgtaatccttcctcctccccgccGCCCCGAATGGATGGCAGAACCCTCGCCAAATTCCCCTGGAAAACTAGTGT is a genomic window of Rhinoraja longicauda isolate Sanriku21f unplaced genomic scaffold, sRhiLon1.1 Scf000113, whole genome shotgun sequence containing:
- the LOC144590060 gene encoding uncharacterized protein LOC144590060, coding for MSEILQLSTLGRPFQLGMLYDCRSDTLIPGVTLWDLQTLQSNLDRRDQRSTEFHLIASDSMEKKAAALNVSGSLKASLLGGLVEVKGSAKYLSDTKESKQQARVTLQYKTTTRFEQLTMNHLGRQNITYPGVFDEGSATHVITAVLYGAQAFFVFDQMASSAENTQDIQGNMEAMIKHLPLIAIQGEASVKMTKEQKSHSEKFSCTFYGDFSLKNNPTTFKDAINIYATLPTLLGQGGEHSVPITVWLYPLNKLDSKAAQLVRGISVGLVNSCQSVLEQLSEAVMRCNDLMKESVANQFPEIGNRILHFREMCLEYTLVFQGNLARVLPSIRGGGEEEGLLVNILKNREQSPFKHQALTTWLDDMEREMKVVRRYLSVFKDVPIVKSMGELDDKLMDLATDYVVCFTFTTLHREDFYLSEANNHLRSLTTQNMQVPNPADGSCATGHSEQWFNSRSVSQKMNELFRSFLDFATANRADEKVKFLVSSVQNDSKVGASIYLYERGFLENQCFEPPPQPEIPTVSGTTHDSVTLQLQPPRCGAGEIVGYKVKYQVSQQEEWTILDTPDQCHSFTIPGLQPHQEYHIRCRAVTKVGVSKASESYKSFTRPANPPGNPVFQDCSPNPTLHWDRPSQIGADVNIIRYSIEYREEPLVNFNKKGGSWEEVKTTGTQCHYRLEGLKPTTVYRVRLSAECGKTGSSAASEEVLLKIETTSVRIAQKLFKDTQLISEGNPSIYKLKLQKEVADKSKQLMKYSFGNPTTKHTMKTIMVLGSTGSGKTTLINGMINYILGVEWGDNFRYTLIQEQTGKSQAESQTSSITAYQLHHQVGFNIDYSLTIIDTPEFGDTRGIGWDQQITEQILEFFTSPQGVDQIDAVCFVAQAALPRLTHTQKYAFDSILSIFGKDIAENIQILVTFADGQLPPVLDALKLAEVPCPKDKTGLPVHFKFNNSAIFAQRPTSGNCGTECRSNDSGVGGENDDNFDTMFWKMGVNSMKTFFTALNTMETRSLSLTREVLKERKLLEVAVVGLQKQIRGVLGIWEIIDLHLGRCKNTVVLALIEQLSGSIRRLEEIALRPNPLSTPAYIDLMIQSEKEEAKPGFIERIETLRESCSTSGTGDKSIGEIRVTNEDGEGNLNPLASRLGVPLTLRDRVRAYFPCCLTRILPNDSPATEAEFLGPSW